One Helicobacter pylori NQ4053 genomic region harbors:
- a CDS encoding ATP-binding protein, protein MRKKLKERAQKLKELDGKERFITLNMQYRMHPLLGQLVSDVFYKPYNESFESPLEEKPFKHNLRVLDNKPLAWIDVKNSKEKRNADGSYYRESEITAIKGCLDLFMKDEPDFTFGVITFFSEQKRLLEQALKGYANLEIGTVDSFQGKEFDVVFLSSVRTRHTEGFGFLEDSPHLCVALSRQKRALIVAGDREKFDTPEAKDKVSGLFEFLQLCKKEDKIL, encoded by the coding sequence ATGAGAAAGAAACTCAAAGAAAGAGCTCAAAAGTTAAAAGAGCTAGATGGTAAGGAGCGCTTTATTACCCTAAACATGCAATACAGAATGCATCCCTTGTTGGGGCAATTAGTGAGCGATGTTTTTTACAAACCTTATAATGAAAGTTTTGAATCGCCTTTAGAAGAAAAGCCTTTCAAACACAATCTGAGAGTTTTGGATAACAAGCCTTTGGCATGGATAGATGTCAAAAATTCTAAAGAAAAAAGGAATGCTGATGGTTCTTACTATAGGGAGAGTGAAATTACAGCAATTAAAGGATGCTTAGACCTTTTTATGAAAGATGAGCCAGATTTCACTTTTGGGGTGATTACTTTTTTTAGCGAGCAAAAAAGGCTATTAGAACAAGCTTTAAAAGGATATGCTAATTTGGAGATAGGCACTGTGGATAGCTTTCAAGGTAAGGAATTTGATGTTGTGTTTTTATCAAGCGTAAGAACTCGCCATACTGAGGGTTTTGGGTTTTTAGAAGACTCTCCGCATCTGTGTGTGGCCTTGAGCCGCCAAAAAAGAGCACTCATTGTAGCAGGGGATAGAGAGAAATTTGACACACCAGAAGCAAAAGATAAGGTCTCAGGTTTGTTTGAGTTTTTACAATTATGTAAAAAAGAGGACAAAATTTTATGA